Proteins encoded within one genomic window of Companilactobacillus zhachilii:
- a CDS encoding SLAP domain-containing protein: MLGITLCIFFQVITINASTVLGSDSGVQNEGNTPAKDTDETSDNTISINVDQHYDDGKQAGKNIVMEIPINEIGTENFTNRMKEAGISSTKLLKKFPGILASPSKVEPNITSIINGMGDYIPARASDFGNTGVSFISEALKYNEWNNFKSVTGFSLVYLKPIKVTINQVDSSGRLLGENVSFCLDLAESLDNVNEDIDGKIQEVSDQLISEGAISNESDITGSYYIETDQNGNRTKFPITKDSLDKDISTLQNDYGYKELSPIPSENGKSVTKALLQNLALIGIDYSQPYISTAESHEGKSIEIHLVYQPKKNSNSDNGAKNHESSNSGSSSSVSRNIDGIEDTIATYTEKPDVKVYDYDGNLITDRKLASGSNWYTDELMQLNGTKYYRVATNQWVKASDIYLYYNRTTKVRVNSDTLAELVTDEGKAVTDRALQKSSNWYTDEYKYINDIKYYRVATNEFVSTNDVQEY, from the coding sequence GTGTTAGGAATTACTCTGTGCATTTTTTTCCAAGTGATAACCATAAATGCTAGTACAGTGTTAGGTTCTGATTCTGGTGTGCAAAATGAAGGTAATACCCCAGCAAAGGATACAGATGAAACATCGGATAATACCATCAGCATCAATGTGGATCAACATTATGATGACGGAAAACAGGCTGGTAAAAATATTGTTATGGAGATTCCAATTAATGAAATAGGTACTGAAAATTTTACTAATCGAATGAAGGAAGCAGGCATTTCCTCAACAAAATTGTTGAAGAAATTTCCAGGAATTCTTGCTTCACCTAGTAAAGTGGAACCTAACATAACATCTATTATTAATGGTATGGGAGATTACATTCCGGCGCGTGCCAGTGATTTTGGAAATACTGGTGTTAGTTTTATAAGTGAAGCTCTAAAGTATAATGAATGGAATAACTTTAAGAGTGTGACGGGTTTTTCACTTGTTTATTTAAAACCTATAAAAGTAACCATTAATCAAGTAGATTCAAGTGGTAGATTATTAGGGGAAAATGTTAGTTTTTGCTTAGATCTTGCAGAGTCATTGGATAATGTTAATGAAGATATTGATGGAAAGATACAAGAAGTATCTGATCAATTGATATCCGAAGGAGCTATTTCTAATGAATCAGATATAACTGGAAGTTATTATATTGAAACAGATCAGAATGGAAATAGGACTAAGTTTCCGATTACTAAGGACAGCCTAGATAAGGATATATCTACTCTTCAAAATGATTACGGCTATAAAGAATTAAGCCCTATTCCCTCGGAAAATGGTAAATCAGTGACCAAAGCCTTATTGCAAAATCTCGCATTGATAGGTATAGATTACAGCCAGCCTTATATTAGTACTGCAGAAAGCCATGAAGGTAAAAGCATAGAAATTCATCTAGTATATCAACCAAAGAAGAATTCCAATTCTGATAATGGTGCAAAAAATCATGAATCCTCGAATTCAGGTAGCAGCTCCTCAGTAAGTCGAAATATAGATGGTATAGAAGATACGATTGCCACCTATACTGAGAAACCAGATGTAAAAGTATATGATTATGATGGTAATCTAATAACTGATCGTAAATTAGCATCAGGCAGCAATTGGTATACAGATGAGTTAATGCAATTAAATGGTACTAAGTATTATCGTGTTGCCACAAATCAATGGGTTAAAGCTAGTGATATTTATCTTTACTATAATAGAACAACCAAAGTTCGTGTTAATTCAGATACACTTGCTGAATTAGTTACTGATGAAGGTAAAGCAGTTACTGATCGTGCATTGCAGAAATCAAGCAATTGGTATACTGATGAATATAAATATATTAATGATATTAAGTATTATCGTGTAGCAACAAATGAATTTGTAAGTACAAATGATGTTCAAGAATATTAA
- a CDS encoding helix-turn-helix transcriptional regulator, with amino-acid sequence MANGESINLSTAMKEYHISERTFKRNMTTIHRALPEKSYEFHHDLKTDNYFLNQKDILSFDETYAIMKILLGTRAFGKQEMDSIGKNLVELVDTHKQSDINNLLSALKGGSYLPVNKDNNLIKRIGFFREAIEKQHPISFDYRDSNPKGHSYKRNIGIPLSLYFANYYFYVIIYRENPEDEKNNGKTYVYRLDRFSNPKMHPRKQLTVPDDKRTDEASIRNKSYLMNSGSIISYEFIYRGYYPAALDQLPNSRVKKDSEGEIVKTADGGVIIYGQMFFNGAKMWVQGQGSKVTVKAPQSLITAIKDELQETLNGYEK; translated from the coding sequence ATGGCAAACGGGGAAAGTATTAACTTGTCCACAGCAATGAAAGAATATCATATTTCAGAACGAACATTTAAACGTAATATGACCACCATTCATCGCGCTCTTCCCGAGAAATCGTACGAATTTCATCATGATCTCAAAACAGATAACTATTTCTTAAATCAAAAAGATATCCTATCTTTTGACGAAACTTATGCTATTATGAAAATTCTCCTTGGTACACGTGCCTTTGGAAAACAGGAAATGGATTCCATTGGGAAAAATTTAGTTGAACTTGTTGATACTCACAAACAATCTGATATTAATAATTTATTATCAGCCCTCAAAGGCGGCAGTTACCTACCCGTCAATAAAGATAATAATTTAATTAAGCGGATTGGATTTTTCCGTGAGGCTATCGAAAAACAGCATCCTATCAGTTTCGATTATCGTGATAGCAATCCTAAAGGACATTCATACAAACGAAATATTGGCATTCCGTTAAGTCTTTATTTTGCCAATTACTACTTTTACGTAATCATTTATCGTGAAAATCCTGAGGATGAAAAAAATAATGGTAAAACTTATGTTTACCGGCTCGACCGTTTTTCTAATCCTAAAATGCATCCCCGTAAGCAATTGACTGTCCCTGATGACAAACGAACTGATGAAGCTTCAATCCGTAACAAATCATACTTGATGAACAGTGGCAGCATTATTTCTTATGAATTTATTTATCGTGGCTACTACCCGGCAGCCCTTGATCAATTACCTAATTCAAGAGTCAAAAAAGATTCCGAAGGTGAAATCGTCAAAACAGCCGATGGTGGTGTAATCATTTACGGTCAAATGTTCTTCAATGGTGCAAAAATGTGGGTTCAAGGCCAAGGTAGCAAGGTCACCGTTAAGGCTCCGCAATCGTTGATTACTGCAATTAAAGATGAATTGCAGGAAACATTGAATGGCTATGAAAAATAA
- a CDS encoding TetR/AcrR family transcriptional regulator: MENQYDIYRGSENIEKLTPKQKLIFQSAIDLFSEQGYANTSTKEISEHAGVSEGSIFRKFKNKEELLMAILTPLTHKILPQDFEQFSRTAYQDGSLNLKFFLTTMINERIGLFKSNHKIMKIFLNEFIYDQHIHDRLIESIPKKSFKQFNTVLDFLKAKNLLIDWDNLEIFRFLAANILGYLIQHYIIVDPNKWNESLEIEHVTDFIVKGLTPDR; this comes from the coding sequence ATGGAAAATCAATATGATATTTATCGTGGATCAGAAAATATAGAAAAACTGACGCCGAAACAAAAATTGATTTTCCAATCAGCCATCGATCTTTTTTCCGAACAAGGCTATGCTAATACCTCAACCAAAGAAATTTCTGAACATGCCGGTGTTTCTGAAGGTAGCATTTTTCGTAAATTTAAGAACAAGGAAGAGTTGTTGATGGCCATCTTAACTCCATTGACTCATAAGATCCTACCCCAGGATTTTGAACAATTTTCTCGTACTGCTTACCAAGATGGCAGTCTCAATTTGAAATTTTTCTTAACAACTATGATTAATGAGCGTATCGGCTTATTTAAGTCTAACCATAAAATAATGAAGATTTTTTTGAATGAGTTTATCTACGATCAACATATTCATGATCGTTTGATTGAGAGTATTCCTAAAAAATCCTTTAAACAGTTCAATACGGTGCTAGATTTCTTAAAAGCCAAAAATCTACTGATTGATTGGGACAATCTCGAGATTTTCAGATTTCTCGCCGCAAATATTTTAGGATACTTGATTCAACATTATATTATCGTTGACCCGAATAAGTGGAACGAATCTTTGGAAATAGAACATGTGACGGACTTTATTGTTAAGGGTTTGACCCCTGATAGATAA
- a CDS encoding amino acid permease, whose translation MENNDVNRSLKTRHLSMIALGGSIGTGLFVASGSSISTAGPGGALIAYVAIGIMVYFLMTSLGEMATYMPVSGSFATYATKFIDPAFGFALGWNYWFNWAITLAVDLSTISLVVKYWFPSWTSWKISLTFMIVLLVINFISVGSFGETEYWLSSIKVTAVIIFLICGILTIMGILGGHGSVGFSNYTYKHAPFVGGVPAILSVFVVAGFSFQGTELIGITAGESATPEKSIPKAIKQVFWRILLFYILSIAVIGALIPYTSPNLLGSGAGDIAISPFTIVFKKVGIPLAAGIMNAVILTSVISAANSGLYAASRMLWSMSKNGMAPNVFQKTNGRGVPVFSLLLTALVGGIALFTSLYGDSFYELLVAASGLTGFIAWLGIAFSHYRFRKAYLYKGYSLDDLKYKAKWFPFGPLLAIVLGIIIILGQDVRSMVDFNFGRLLISYSGLIILFVCWIYYKIRYKTKFLKLEDIDVKETKNGGHY comes from the coding sequence ATGGAAAATAATGATGTGAATAGGTCGTTGAAAACGCGCCATTTGTCAATGATTGCACTTGGTGGGTCGATTGGAACGGGCTTGTTTGTTGCAAGTGGTTCTTCGATTTCAACAGCTGGACCAGGAGGGGCCTTGATAGCTTATGTGGCTATCGGAATTATGGTTTACTTCCTGATGACTAGTTTGGGGGAAATGGCAACATATATGCCAGTTTCTGGGTCTTTTGCAACATATGCAACAAAATTTATTGATCCGGCTTTCGGTTTTGCGCTTGGTTGGAATTATTGGTTCAACTGGGCGATTACTTTGGCGGTCGATTTATCCACAATTTCTTTAGTTGTTAAGTATTGGTTTCCAAGTTGGACGTCGTGGAAAATTAGTTTGACGTTCATGATTGTTTTATTAGTAATTAATTTTATTTCTGTTGGTTCATTTGGTGAGACAGAATATTGGTTGTCATCAATTAAAGTAACCGCCGTAATTATTTTCTTAATTTGCGGTATTTTAACTATTATGGGTATTTTAGGCGGACATGGTTCCGTTGGTTTTTCAAACTATACTTATAAACATGCACCTTTCGTTGGTGGGGTTCCTGCCATCCTAAGTGTCTTCGTTGTTGCTGGGTTCTCGTTTCAGGGGACTGAGTTGATCGGTATTACGGCCGGTGAGTCAGCAACGCCTGAGAAGAGTATTCCGAAGGCTATCAAACAAGTTTTCTGGAGAATTCTGTTGTTCTATATTTTATCAATCGCCGTTATTGGTGCCTTGATTCCTTATACAAGTCCTAACTTGCTAGGGTCAGGTGCGGGTGATATTGCAATCAGTCCATTTACGATTGTCTTTAAGAAAGTCGGAATTCCTTTAGCTGCTGGAATTATGAATGCGGTTATTTTAACTTCAGTTATTTCAGCCGCTAACTCTGGACTGTATGCTGCCAGTCGGATGCTTTGGTCAATGAGTAAAAATGGCATGGCACCAAATGTCTTCCAAAAGACTAATGGTCGAGGCGTACCAGTCTTTTCACTACTATTAACAGCCTTAGTTGGAGGAATTGCCTTATTTACTAGTTTATATGGTGATTCATTCTATGAATTGTTAGTTGCTGCATCAGGTTTGACTGGTTTTATTGCTTGGTTAGGAATTGCCTTTTCACATTATCGTTTCAGAAAAGCCTATCTATATAAAGGCTACAGTTTGGATGATTTAAAATATAAGGCTAAGTGGTTCCCATTTGGTCCATTATTGGCCATTGTTCTAGGAATTATCATCATTTTGGGACAAGATGTTCGTTCAATGGTCGACTTCAATTTTGGCCGTCTGTTGATTAGTTATAGTGGCTTGATTATTTTGTTCGTCTGCTGGATTTATTACAAGATCAGATATAAGACAAAATTCTTGAAGCTAGAAGATATCGACGTTAAGGAAACCAAAAATGGTGGCCACTACTAG
- a CDS encoding helix-turn-helix domain-containing protein — protein MLEQIFLVKQDVEKYRMLTVIKSLPPREVNLSNISSKLQFTYQKTYNIFQALLEDLAEVAPDIDPSDTKIESIDFTKIAIDTYRLFLVKNSVVFQAFNYGLTSANPSFENFSNEHFTSKSTLNRRMAKFRAFLKNFGLKISNSTLEIKGNEKNIRWMSYYVYWYIYHGQEWPFGLIQESSIDQIIGRTGITFNNPIVHFQFKYFLAISRIRLIKRNYIEDLPYYSDVFGDQTLGEDILTHEDYPIVPVSALDNENKLVNLFRKTAFQPSDKAFEEPINANAESTLSSMRSFITL, from the coding sequence ATGTTAGAGCAAATTTTCTTAGTTAAGCAAGACGTTGAGAAATACCGCATGCTTACAGTTATAAAATCATTACCTCCTCGTGAAGTAAACTTAAGTAATATTAGTAGCAAACTGCAATTCACATACCAAAAAACTTATAACATTTTCCAAGCACTGCTGGAAGACTTGGCTGAGGTTGCTCCCGATATTGACCCTAGTGATACCAAAATCGAGTCGATTGATTTTACAAAAATTGCCATTGACACTTACCGTTTGTTTTTGGTGAAAAATTCAGTCGTTTTCCAAGCTTTCAATTACGGCCTGACAAGTGCTAACCCATCGTTTGAAAACTTTAGTAATGAACACTTCACTAGTAAATCTACGCTTAATCGGCGAATGGCAAAATTCCGTGCTTTTCTTAAAAACTTTGGTCTCAAGATTTCTAACTCAACACTTGAAATCAAGGGGAACGAAAAGAATATCCGTTGGATGTCTTACTACGTTTACTGGTACATCTATCACGGGCAAGAATGGCCTTTTGGCTTGATTCAAGAATCTTCAATTGACCAAATTATTGGTCGGACCGGAATCACCTTCAATAATCCGATTGTTCACTTTCAATTTAAATACTTCCTAGCAATTTCTAGAATTCGTTTAATCAAACGTAACTACATCGAAGACTTACCATATTATAGCGACGTGTTCGGTGATCAAACACTAGGTGAAGATATTTTGACACATGAAGATTATCCCATCGTACCCGTCAGTGCTTTGGATAATGAAAATAAGTTAGTAAACTTATTCCGTAAAACGGCGTTTCAACCAAGTGACAAAGCCTTTGAAGAACCAATCAACGCCAACGCCGAATCAACCCTAAGTTCTATGCGCTCGTTTATCACTTTATAG
- a CDS encoding FAD-binding protein, with product MFEDSNLQWNATYDVIVLGFGGAGATAARFAADNGAKVLITDSAPEGHEGGNTRYAGQVISTGSNLDDLRKYYQDLAFPLSYDKDLMETYVQGLYDIPNYLEKYLGVKPFIMAQHPDSPVSKALHFMAHEYPEFRGQATHDLVAMHEGVADSALWKNLRQQVLKRADKIDVLYQTPAEHLIQNPATGAVVGVQIKRNDKFLNVYANNGVVMATGGFENNSKMVENYLGETSLNPIGSLYNKGIGIKMASEVGAQLYNMNNYEAYGIFHGLTPKPAKGQRSQFLPFDWPAFHQGSLIVVGDDGTRYFDENEMHRHGHTQDHGNWRILQAQRHPYVVFDQKKYDELANDKNAPYPEFLDSVVKADNLDSLAQVMNVNVDKLRNTIKDFNHFADIKRDYAFNRDADTLTAFDDGPYYALAMVQGLLNTQGGPVHNSKAEVVDNDNNVIPHLYAAGELGSLMGRQYNGGSNLAENLIFGKIAGENAASAKPEIKTSTTVDTQTSASVHEEGLGSDVGEEHFETKANQYIGKSTSGMGNEIVVRVTAPEKDDIQNIEILKQSESDDYGLKAVKKLPKEIVAKNSVDVDTVSGASASSKAIKEAVANALKQVK from the coding sequence ATGTTTGAGGATTCAAATTTACAATGGAACGCAACTTATGATGTGATTGTTTTAGGTTTCGGTGGTGCTGGTGCTACGGCTGCCCGTTTTGCAGCAGATAATGGCGCCAAAGTTTTGATTACTGATTCAGCTCCTGAGGGTCATGAAGGTGGCAATACTCGTTACGCTGGACAAGTTATTTCAACTGGTAGCAATCTCGATGATTTGCGTAAGTATTATCAAGACCTGGCTTTTCCGTTGTCATATGATAAAGATTTGATGGAGACTTACGTTCAAGGCCTATACGATATTCCTAACTATTTGGAAAAATATCTTGGTGTTAAACCATTTATCATGGCACAACATCCCGACTCTCCAGTTTCCAAAGCTTTACACTTTATGGCCCATGAATATCCCGAATTCCGTGGTCAAGCTACCCACGACTTAGTTGCGATGCATGAAGGCGTTGCTGACTCAGCTTTGTGGAAGAATTTACGTCAACAAGTTCTTAAACGCGCTGACAAAATCGACGTCCTTTATCAAACACCGGCTGAACACTTGATTCAAAATCCAGCTACTGGCGCAGTTGTCGGTGTTCAAATTAAACGTAATGACAAATTTCTCAACGTTTATGCCAATAATGGAGTTGTTATGGCTACTGGTGGATTTGAGAATAATTCCAAGATGGTCGAAAACTACCTTGGTGAAACAAGCTTGAATCCAATCGGTTCTTTATATAACAAAGGTATCGGTATCAAGATGGCTAGCGAAGTTGGCGCTCAACTTTATAATATGAATAATTATGAAGCCTATGGTATTTTCCATGGCTTAACACCCAAACCAGCAAAAGGTCAACGTTCACAATTTTTGCCATTTGATTGGCCTGCTTTCCACCAAGGTAGTTTAATTGTTGTCGGTGATGATGGCACACGTTACTTTGATGAAAACGAAATGCATCGTCACGGTCACACTCAAGATCACGGTAACTGGCGGATTCTTCAAGCACAACGTCATCCCTATGTTGTCTTTGACCAAAAGAAATATGATGAACTAGCTAACGACAAGAATGCACCTTATCCCGAATTCTTGGATTCAGTTGTTAAAGCTGATAATCTAGACAGTTTAGCCCAAGTAATGAATGTCAACGTGGATAAATTACGTAATACGATCAAAGATTTCAACCACTTTGCTGACATTAAACGAGACTATGCATTTAATCGTGATGCCGATACTCTAACAGCCTTTGATGACGGGCCATATTACGCTTTAGCAATGGTTCAAGGACTCTTAAATACCCAAGGTGGACCAGTCCACAATTCCAAAGCCGAAGTGGTCGACAATGATAATAACGTGATACCACATCTTTATGCCGCTGGTGAATTAGGAAGTTTGATGGGCCGTCAATATAACGGCGGTAGTAATCTAGCCGAAAACTTGATTTTTGGTAAAATTGCCGGTGAAAATGCTGCCAGCGCTAAGCCAGAAATTAAAACTTCAACCACGGTTGATACACAAACATCAGCCAGTGTCCATGAGGAAGGTTTAGGCTCAGATGTCGGTGAAGAACATTTTGAAACTAAAGCCAACCAATATATCGGCAAATCAACTTCCGGTATGGGTAACGAAATCGTTGTCCGTGTCACTGCGCCTGAAAAAGATGACATTCAAAATATCGAAATTTTGAAACAAAGCGAATCAGACGATTATGGATTAAAAGCCGTTAAAAAGCTACCTAAAGAAATCGTTGCAAAGAATTCCGTCGATGTTGATACTGTCTCTGGAGCTTCGGCATCAAGTAAAGCTATCAAAGAAGCCGTCGCAAACGCATTAAAACAAGTTAAATAG
- the serS gene encoding serine--tRNA ligase, which translates to MLDMKLIRKDPDYIKNKLASRGVTSEEIDELLSYDEKRRELLVQTETLKEKRNKVSQGIATKKRNKEDASDEIAAMKQVGADIKKIDADLEEAEGKMNYILVRLPNIPDDSVPVGPDDSTNVEIRKVGAIPKEGFKPRHHWDIGEELGILDFEQATKVAGSRFVYYIGMGARLERAVYNFMLDQHQKEGYTEVIPPYLVNNNAMFGTSQFPKFTEDVYTVTVDENPLTLIPTAEVPLTNYFADKILDEKDLPKYVTALTPCFRSEAGSAGRDTRGLIRMHQFNKVEMVKVSKPEESYNELEKLTANAENILKQLGLPYHVIVLSSGDASFSSAKTYDLEVWMPAQDKYREVSSCSNCLDFQARRAHIRYRDENGKTKLAHTLNGSGLAAGRTVAAILENYQNEDGSVTIPDALVPYMGGVTKITKENAK; encoded by the coding sequence ATGTTAGACATGAAACTAATCAGAAAAGACCCTGATTACATCAAGAACAAATTAGCTTCACGTGGCGTTACTAGTGAAGAAATCGATGAATTACTTTCATACGATGAAAAGCGTCGTGAACTACTTGTTCAAACTGAAACTTTGAAGGAAAAGCGTAACAAGGTTTCTCAAGGTATTGCTACTAAGAAGCGTAACAAGGAAGATGCTTCTGATGAAATTGCTGCTATGAAACAAGTCGGGGCTGATATTAAAAAAATTGATGCTGATCTTGAAGAGGCTGAAGGTAAGATGAACTATATTCTTGTTCGTTTGCCTAATATTCCTGATGATTCTGTTCCAGTTGGTCCTGATGACAGTACTAACGTTGAAATTAGAAAAGTTGGCGCTATTCCTAAGGAAGGTTTCAAACCTCGTCACCACTGGGATATCGGTGAAGAACTAGGTATCTTAGACTTTGAACAAGCTACTAAGGTTGCTGGTTCACGTTTTGTTTACTATATCGGTATGGGTGCTCGTTTGGAACGTGCTGTTTATAACTTCATGTTGGATCAACACCAAAAAGAAGGTTATACAGAAGTAATTCCTCCATACTTGGTTAACAACAACGCTATGTTTGGTACAAGTCAATTCCCTAAGTTTACTGAAGATGTTTATACTGTCACAGTTGACGAAAATCCATTGACTTTGATTCCTACAGCCGAAGTTCCTTTGACTAACTACTTTGCCGACAAGATTTTAGATGAAAAAGACTTGCCTAAGTACGTTACAGCTCTAACACCATGTTTCCGTTCAGAAGCTGGTTCAGCTGGTCGTGATACTCGTGGTTTGATTCGTATGCACCAATTTAACAAGGTTGAAATGGTTAAAGTTTCAAAACCTGAAGAATCATACAACGAACTAGAAAAATTGACCGCTAATGCAGAAAACATTTTGAAGCAATTGGGTCTTCCATATCACGTTATTGTGCTATCAAGTGGGGATGCTAGTTTCAGTTCAGCTAAAACATATGATCTTGAAGTTTGGATGCCTGCACAAGACAAGTATCGTGAAGTTTCAAGTTGTTCTAACTGTCTTGATTTCCAAGCTCGTCGTGCACACATCAGATATCGTGACGAAAATGGTAAGACAAAACTTGCTCACACATTGAATGGTTCAGGTCTTGCTGCTGGTCGTACGGTAGCTGCAATCCTTGAAAATTACCAAAATGAAGATGGTTCCGTAACAATTCCTGACGCTTTGGTACCATACATGGGTGGCGTAACAAAAATTACTAAAGAAAATGCCAAATAG
- a CDS encoding BspA family leucine-rich repeat surface protein → MMRFQQLMRKSNAILKKKMYKSGKNWVVKSTLSLAGGLALFGISQGTVVKAEVLNGTTQIEVQDSNQTTDTSVTDGSSQVAKNQSVTPVTKDNIESNPQTKMDQEEPQPYLKDSGSDKQSISSADIPVQKEEQNGSQGNDSQGQTEQKEQVVTNPDAEPTEGMVAGIHWRMENLPKPDGTAAFNKALILEPGQMDEIDGDPWGSVGDYLRNNITLINIDTTKFDFGDETARLRTGKSISGLFKNFVKLERINDFNYIDADNLENLSNLFQGCKNFKYADLSDFAPKNAKDVSSMFEGDSALENIDISGLSFKNIDNVTDMFKGVSNLEALTLPSDAKLRGTGLTLGQRDDINQDIGNLGWFAYRKGIDNDTSSMVKDTPDLISLYEAGNVEKIFTWKNYTPLAITIIGQDTNGKQLGTSTVYVPIDHAPTQSSISNFFKNFERFNSNDSFISNDSISDSGSRVYVNNKDGVSTLSEGSGTDSQGNKFMPISKEILQGKSFEDFLNEQKAIFSQNGVGTYDSGVKAYVYAIYKAKDISDSSSGSSSSGNSSVNKEIEGIEETIATYAEKPDVQLYDDNGSIITDRKLAPNSDWFTDESMQLNKDKFYRVATNQWAKADDVYLYYPNESKVRINSGSVARLITDEGKVVTDRALQPLSNWYTDKYIYINDVKYYRVATNEFVSADLVTEY, encoded by the coding sequence ATGATGAGATTTCAACAATTGATGAGAAAATCCAACGCAATATTAAAGAAGAAAATGTATAAGAGTGGGAAGAACTGGGTTGTTAAGTCTACTTTGAGTTTGGCTGGGGGACTGGCTTTATTTGGCATATCTCAGGGTACCGTAGTTAAGGCTGAAGTACTAAATGGTACTACTCAGATTGAAGTGCAAGATTCAAATCAGACAACCGATACAAGTGTAACTGATGGCAGTAGTCAAGTGGCAAAAAATCAAAGTGTTACACCAGTTACTAAAGATAATATCGAAAGTAATCCTCAAACGAAAATGGATCAGGAGGAACCTCAACCCTATTTGAAGGACTCAGGTAGTGATAAACAGTCCATATCTAGTGCAGATATACCAGTTCAAAAGGAAGAACAAAATGGTTCTCAAGGTAATGATAGTCAAGGACAGACCGAACAAAAAGAGCAGGTAGTGACTAATCCAGATGCGGAACCAACTGAAGGTATGGTTGCAGGGATACATTGGAGGATGGAAAATTTGCCTAAACCCGATGGGACGGCAGCCTTCAATAAAGCGTTGATTCTAGAACCTGGTCAAATGGATGAGATAGATGGTGATCCTTGGGGTTCTGTCGGTGATTACTTAAGGAACAATATAACTCTAATTAATATTGATACAACGAAATTTGACTTTGGCGATGAGACTGCTAGGTTGCGCACAGGTAAGAGTATTAGTGGTCTGTTTAAAAACTTTGTAAAACTGGAAAGAATTAATGATTTTAATTATATTGATGCTGATAATCTTGAAAATCTAAGTAATCTTTTTCAAGGTTGTAAAAATTTTAAGTATGCGGACCTCTCCGACTTTGCGCCTAAAAATGCTAAAGATGTAAGTTCAATGTTTGAAGGTGATTCTGCACTTGAGAATATAGACATATCAGGTTTAAGTTTTAAAAATATAGATAATGTTACTGATATGTTTAAGGGGGTATCAAATCTTGAAGCACTAACATTGCCTTCAGATGCTAAATTAAGAGGGACAGGTTTGACATTAGGTCAAAGGGATGATATTAATCAAGATATCGGTAATTTAGGTTGGTTTGCATATAGAAAAGGAATTGATAACGACACTTCTTCCATGGTTAAAGATACACCGGATTTAATATCACTTTACGAGGCTGGTAATGTCGAGAAGATTTTCACGTGGAAGAATTATACGCCTTTGGCTATTACTATTATTGGCCAAGATACAAATGGTAAACAACTAGGTACTTCAACGGTATATGTACCAATTGACCACGCACCTACCCAATCTAGTATTTCGAATTTTTTTAAAAATTTTGAAAGATTTAATTCGAATGATTCATTTATTTCCAATGATTCTATAAGTGATTCTGGTAGTCGTGTGTATGTTAATAATAAGGATGGTGTTAGTACACTGAGCGAAGGTTCTGGAACAGATTCTCAAGGAAATAAATTTATGCCAATTTCAAAAGAGATTTTGCAGGGAAAATCTTTTGAAGATTTTTTGAACGAACAGAAGGCCATATTTAGTCAAAATGGGGTGGGAACCTACGATTCTGGTGTTAAAGCATATGTATATGCAATTTATAAAGCAAAGGATATTTCGGATTCATCGTCAGGGAGTTCATCATCAGGAAATTCATCAGTAAATAAAGAAATTGAAGGCATCGAAGAGACCATTGCCACATATGCAGAAAAACCAGATGTCCAATTATATGACGACAACGGCAGTATCATAACCGATCGTAAATTAGCTCCAAATAGTGACTGGTTCACTGATGAGTCAATGCAATTAAATAAAGATAAGTTTTATCGCGTTGCCACAAATCAATGGGCTAAAGCAGATGATGTTTATCTTTATTATCCAAATGAATCTAAAGTTCGCATTAATTCGGGTTCTGTTGCTAGATTGATAACTGATGAAGGTAAAGTAGTCACAGACAGAGCTTTACAGCCATTGAGTAATTGGTACACAGATAAGTACATTTACATTAATGATGTTAAGTATTATCGTGTAGCAACTAATGAATTTGTTAGCGCAGACTTAGTTACAGAATATTAA